The nucleotide window AATTGCTCACTCTGTTTATTTAATTGCTCACTCTGTTTATTTAATTGCTCACTCTGTTTTACGATTAAGTCTTTTAGCTCTTTGATGTCCGCTTCTGTTACAGTGGTCATGGGTTATACTCCAATTTAAAAAGATTTATCAGTCCATAAGCGTGATGGCCGTCGCTTGGGGGCTAACTGTATTTTAAGTCCCGATTTTTAAAAAACCCATTTTTTCGGCATCAACTTTTTAATTATTTTGAGGGTCATAGAGTTGATAATAAACGATACGAGAAAATAATCTGTTCAATAAAGCCCAACACCAAACCTGACGCAAATTATCACATCCTAAAGGTAAATGTCCTTGAGGAGCATTTAGACTAAAAGTTAGCTCTTGATACTCTAACCAATCTTTTTTAGTTTTCCAACCGACCTGAGTGGCAAATTGTTGTTCGGTTTGGTAATCTGCATATAAAAATCCGCCAACTCTCAGCCAAATTTCTTTTTGGACGGAAAAACCGAACTTTCCTCCACTATATTTAACCCAAAGATGATCGATCGTCATGAGATCCCCATAGGGAAAATGATCAATATCTGCGGGATAAACATCATGCCAGCTTTGCTTACCCATAATCTGTAACATCAGTTTAGAGGTTTCTACGTCAGCCGCCTGCCATTGACCTTGAGCTAAAAGCTGATTTAAAGTGGTGTAGTTAATCCCTTTTGTACTGATGAGTTTTACCTCGTTGCTGTTTAGGTTCATCATTTTCCTTTGGATAAGTCAAACACTAAAAAAGATAAAATATACCCTTGAGATAGAGAGGATAAGGCTTTTAAACTCTAATCCGACGTGCCCTACTTAGGATAACCTCTGTTATTTTTAGTATCGCTATTTTTTGAGGGGTTTTGAGTGAGCGAAATTAGTTGTTAGCTGTGAGATAAATCTTTTTTTCGGGTGATCTAGATCATAGCCCAAATTCAAATTTTAAGATCTCAGTAAAATCACTAAGCTGATTTTCAGTTTCAAGAAGAGTTGGGAGCAAAACCAATCTTACATATTCAAGAGAATTAATTCTAGTCACATCTACATCAAGAGGGAATAATCTTTTTAACCCCATCTCTTCCTTTTGATGAGAGAAAAATAAGCTTTTTTTTATTTTGAGAAAATCTCGGTCAAATTTATCGATAGTTAGGATTCGTGATTAAGTTTTTTCTGTTGAATAAAATTTAATCGGGTAGGAATCTTAATGCTTGTTATTGGTATCACTCGCTGAATGAGATTTTAGACACTCCTTAAGACAGAGGAGCAGCACCAGGGAAAAAGTTATTGTTAAAAACAACAAATGATATCAGTTTTTATACAATAGGAAAAGTAAAATTATGAAAGGACAATTTTCTCAGAATTTACTGAAAAAAACAGCTAATTTAGGTTTAGTTGCCAGTGCTAGTCTTTTATTCTGTCTTCCTGCATTAGCTCAAACTCCTATTAATACTGAAGAGTCTAGTTCTAACCCGATCGCCCAAAATCCCACCGGAAATTATAATTCTCCTGATAATAGAAATCCCAATTCTGGCGATACTAACAACGACAATAGAACTAACTCTGAGAACAATAATAGAATAATCGACAATGGAACACAGCAAAATAGAACTGGAAATCAAAATGATTCCGGTGGAGTTCCTAATCCTAACTCTAACAACAACAATAGATTAATGCAAAATAGAACCAACAATCAAAATTTACCTAGTGGGACTACAAATTCCAACTATAACAACAATACTGAACCTCTTATACAAGATAGAAACGACAATCAGAATGATCCTAGTGGGACAACCAATACCGACTATGATAACAATAACAGAATGAACAACACAGAGACTTATGATAATAATACTGGCGGAGCAGTTAGAGGGATGTGGTAATCATTTTTTTAAATAGATAAAAGAGTGTTGTATTGCCCCCTTTACCTCATTAAACAGGATTTAGGGGGATTTTGGCATTGATTATTTGCCTCCGTAATAAAAGGCAATTTCTTTATCTTTTAAAGGTGCAAAATCAGCATCAAGTAACATTTGATTTAAGTCTTCTTGGGAGATATGTTTTGCTCCAATACGAACAATTCGAGAACGCATTGTATTAGTAACTCCGCTCCGTTGACGTTGTGCTTCTAAGGCCATAACCTTATTATAAAGTTCTAATTTAGCGGCAGGAATAGGAGAACCATCTAAATCAACTCCTTTGGCAATGGCAACATCGATCGCATCTGCACCAGTGGTAGAATCAAGTGAACTCATAAAAATTGTGGTAATTTGTTAAAGTCTCGCTGTTTATTGTATCAGTTTAGTTTCCGTTTTGAGAGACTTTTTGATTAATTTAAGTGAATGGTCGCCCCTTGAATCTTAATCATTCCATTAGCACTAATATCAATATTCCCTTGAGCTTTTATGGTCAGATTCCCGATCGATTCTACCGTAATTGACGCTCCCCCATCATTCATAATAATTTGATGACCGCTACTCGTTTTAATCTCTATTTTTTTCCCTAAATCATCCATTTTAATCTGATGACCATTCGTGGTTTTAATTTCAATCTTGCGATCGCTATCATTAATATTAATTTGATGTTTTTTGGCGGTTTCTACATAAACCCCTGATTTACTGTTGCCTTTATCTTCTTCGACAAATTGTAATTTATGGCCGATGCGAGTTTTAAAGGTTCTTAAGCGGACTTTTGAATTCATGACAGAATCATTAACCGGTTCCGGGGGTTTATCTTTTCCATTCCAAACCCCCCCAAACACATAAGGACGATGAATATCTCCATGTTCAAATCCGATTAAAACCTCATCATTGATTTCTGGTAAACAGTCGAAACCTCTTTGAATTCCTGCTCCCGTAGCCACCACTCTCGCCCAATAACTGGTATGATCTTCGGTTAGAGTGGGCATTTTCACTTTAACTCGTCCTAATCCTTCCGGATCTTGATTATCGGTAACAATCCCAACTAATAAAGTTTGTCCGGGTTTGAGGGAAGTAGGAGGGGAAAGAGTAGTTAAAAGATTGCCTCCTCTTAACCCTCTGACCGTAAAATCTGTCGTATATATGCGTTTATGATAGACGTGACGAGTTTCTGTAATATAATATTTGCCGTCATAAGGCCCCATTTCTTTGAGGTTAACTACTTTTCCGACTCTTATTTGAGGATTTCCCTCTCCTCTAGCATCGGCAATTACAAATTCTCCCCCTAATTCGTTGCACAAAGATTGAGCAATTTGTGTCGCTTGTTGGGAGTTAAAAATAGGTTTATCGACAACAATCATTTTAGGACTTGTTTTAAATTTGTTGCTGACTGTTTGTCCTTTCCCGTTGGTATTTTCGGTGATGACTTGATCTGTATTAGCGGTGGAGACAATCGCTTTTTTTTCTTTATAATCCCATCCTCTAACTTCTACACTATTGACTTGTTCAGCACTACTGACTCTGACTCGAAAACTATTGATTTCTTTTAACCAGTTTAACTCTAAATTTCCTTTTTCTTTCGGTTTTTGAAAATTTAATTGATCTTCTTGTACATATAATTCATATCCTAGACGAAAAGCGCGTTCTCTGAGAAATTCCATATTAGTTTGATTTTCTTGAAAAATATAATCATGAGGAGAACCACTATTATCTATTGTTCCGGGTTGTATTTTTACTTCTTGGGCAATTTTTTTGACGATATCACTATCCGTCATATTTTGAAAAGAACGGTTATATCGTCCTCGATGTAGTCGATGGGAAGCATCATAAGCGCGAACGACAATAGGCGCTTGAGATTCATCGGTAAAATGACAGTCTATTCCGGTAATTTCTCCTTCAAAAATGGGAGGAGGATTTTTTTGTTTTTCTTTAAATTTTTCGGTTGTACTTTCTTTAAAGGTAACTTTCAGAGATTTTCCGATTTGGAGTAAATTATTATGTTTCCAAGGTCTTTCTTTATCTTCTCTCCCCGGAAAATAATCATTATTAATAACTAGAGTACATAAACTCGGCATATGTAAACTTTCTTCTACGGAAAGATGAAGAATATCTTCTAAAAATTTATCATCAACTCGTTGATTATCTATATCTATTTCAACTTGCGGAACTTTGTATTGTTCTCCACTCATAAAAATCTCCTTTTAAAGATTATTTATAACCAGCTAGTGATTTCATTTTGAGGTTGATTTTGATTCCATCTACTATTTCTTTCACGAGCATTTTGTGAAGCTTGGGGAGGTGGATTAGAATCTCCAAAACTGGGATCAACTTCTTTAAGAGTTATAGAAGCTTTTGCTCTTACAGGACTTCCATCAGGTAAAAATAGAGTTAATTGATAGTCGATTGATTCTACATAACATCTTAAATAGTTAATACTTCCCCATTTAAAAATATAGATTGGTGGTCTATCTTTTCCCTCAACAAATTTAACGGTTTGAGTAAGTTTTTCCATTTTTTTTCCTAAGTCTCTATCCCCCGATTCATAAACGTCTATAATAATATTTTTAATAGTGATTATAGTCGCGTTAGGATGAGCAAAGCTCACTTTAGGAATTCCTTGGTCTTCAGTTCTTGCGCCTCTATTTTCGGTGACATTGGCTTTTCTATTAATACTAATTTCGTTAGGATTAAACATAAATTCAAAGTTGTATTTTTCTCCATCTAAGGAGTGCAATTCTGCTTTTTTTACCCGTTGTTGTTTGTCGTTTTGTTGTTGTTGTGTATTTGGCGTTGCCATTTTTTTGCTCCTATTTTTGTTTAATTTTTTATTAAAAATAATTTACCAGGGATATCTTCCCGAATAATATTTACCTATTCTTTCTCGTTCTACTTCTAAGCGTTGTCGAAGTAGATGATAAATTTCTCTAGCTAATAATTCTAAGTTGTCTTTTTCATTTTCGCTGGTTTTTCCGGGTTCGGGTTGTTGTTCTATTGAAGTGGGTAATTCTGCGGTTTCAGACGTTATTTGATGAGGTTCGGTATCAGGTTGAATTAAATAATTTTCTGAGGTTGGTTGTCTTGAGTTTTCATCATTAGTTGATGAGGCATAATTAAGGGAGACTGTATCATAAGTTGAAGTTTGATTGTCTGAAAAAGATTGAGGTTGTACTATAATTGTTTCTGGGTTATAAGTTGGGTTTTGTCCGATTAATTCCTCTATATTTGACCAACTTTCGGGAATATCTTGAGGGTTAGATATTTTGGGAGAAATATTTTTTTGGGTTACTATATTATCTTGTCTATTTTCTCTCCCGATAGATAGTTGTTCCCTTTGTATAAACTTAGGTTCACTTGAGGATGATGACATGGGTTCATCTGTAACTACAGTTTGTGAAGACTCTTCTTGAGTATCTTCTTTCTCAACCGATATTAAGTCTGTTTGAATAAAAGGAGGTTGAGTTGAGGGTGATGAAATAGGTTCATCTGTAACTGGTGTTTGTGGTGACTTTTCTTGAGTATCTTCTGTCTCATCGGATATTAACTCTCTCCCTATAAAAGGAGGTTGAGTTGAGGGTGATGAAATAGGTTCATCTGTAACTGGTGTTTGTGAAGACTCTTCTTGAGTATCTTCTTTCTCAACCGATATTAACTCTCTCCCTATAAAAGGAGGTTGAGTTAATGGTGATGAAATAGGTTCATCTATAACTGGTGTTTGTGGTGACTCTTCTTGAGTATCTTCTTTCTCAACCGATATTAACTCTCTCCCTATAAAAGGAGGTTGAGTTAATGGTGATGAAATAGGTTCATCTATAACTGGTGTTTGTGGTGACTCTTCTTGAGTATCTTCTGTCTCATCCGATATAAGTTGTCTCCTTATAAACTCCCCTTGAGTTGATACTGAAATAGGTTCATCTGTAACTGGTGTTTGTGGTGACTTTTCTTGAGTATCTTCTTTCTCATCGGATATTAACTCTCTTTGTATAAAAGGAGGTTGAGTCGAGGGTGAAGAAATAGGTTCATCTGTAACTGGTGTTTGTGGTGACTTTTCTTGAGTATCTTCTGTCTCATCCGATATAAGTTGTCTCCCTATAAACTCCCCTTGAGTTGATACTGAAATAGGTTCATCTGTAACTGGTGTTTGTGGTGACTTTTCTTGAGTATCTTCTTTCTCATCGGATATTAACTCTCTTTGTATAAAAGGAGGTTGAGTCGAGGGTGAAGAAATAGGTTCATCTGTAACTGGTGTTTGTGGTGACTTTTCTTGAGTATCTTCTTTCTCATCGGATATTAACTCTCTCCCTATAAACTGCGGTTGAGTCGAGGGTGATGAAATAGGTTCATCTGTAACTAGAGTTTGTGGTGACTCATA belongs to Gloeothece citriformis PCC 7424 and includes:
- a CDS encoding GUN4 domain-containing protein, giving the protein MMNLNSNEVKLISTKGINYTTLNQLLAQGQWQAADVETSKLMLQIMGKQSWHDVYPADIDHFPYGDLMTIDHLWVKYSGGKFGFSVQKEIWLRVGGFLYADYQTEQQFATQVGWKTKKDWLEYQELTFSLNAPQGHLPLGCDNLRQVWCWALLNRLFSRIVYYQLYDPQNN
- a CDS encoding DUF4090 family protein; this translates as MSSLDSTTGADAIDVAIAKGVDLDGSPIPAAKLELYNKVMALEAQRQRSGVTNTMRSRIVRIGAKHISQEDLNQMLLDADFAPLKDKEIAFYYGGK
- a CDS encoding VgrG-related protein, whose translation is MSGEQYKVPQVEIDIDNQRVDDKFLEDILHLSVEESLHMPSLCTLVINNDYFPGREDKERPWKHNNLLQIGKSLKVTFKESTTEKFKEKQKNPPPIFEGEITGIDCHFTDESQAPIVVRAYDASHRLHRGRYNRSFQNMTDSDIVKKIAQEVKIQPGTIDNSGSPHDYIFQENQTNMEFLRERAFRLGYELYVQEDQLNFQKPKEKGNLELNWLKEINSFRVRVSSAEQVNSVEVRGWDYKEKKAIVSTANTDQVITENTNGKGQTVSNKFKTSPKMIVVDKPIFNSQQATQIAQSLCNELGGEFVIADARGEGNPQIRVGKVVNLKEMGPYDGKYYITETRHVYHKRIYTTDFTVRGLRGGNLLTTLSPPTSLKPGQTLLVGIVTDNQDPEGLGRVKVKMPTLTEDHTSYWARVVATGAGIQRGFDCLPEINDEVLIGFEHGDIHRPYVFGGVWNGKDKPPEPVNDSVMNSKVRLRTFKTRIGHKLQFVEEDKGNSKSGVYVETAKKHQININDSDRKIEIKTTNGHQIKMDDLGKKIEIKTSSGHQIIMNDGGASITVESIGNLTIKAQGNIDISANGMIKIQGATIHLN